A DNA window from Capnocytophaga sp. ARDL2 contains the following coding sequences:
- a CDS encoding tetratricopeptide repeat protein, which produces MIKRNRILYLGLLLGAFSASAQETKLYKNTDEKYYHAVNLYNRELYAVAKVLFDEVSESENYTEIDANSAYYSASCAAKLGYDTAENRLLYFIENYPTSSKTLLALLDLGNYYFIKGDYAKSLYYTNKVNPAVLSPEQLNRLYFQKGYVLFQQKNYTASRTELMKVTENSTFRNQAEYYLGYISYERNDYDTANEHFNKIADIQKYKEKIGYFRADMFFKMGEFNKAIEEGSQQLSKNVNTETEESELSKIIGESYFNLQQYGNALPYILNYKGKDGKWSNIDFYQLGYIYYQQKDYQRAVSEFNKIISGSDEVAQNAYYHLGESYLKLNQKIQALNAFKNASELDFDTKITEDAFVNYAKLSYDIGNAYQSIPQIINNFLTKFPNSAYRSEMEDLLVDSYITTKNYKAALKLLEKETKTMNKSAYQKVTFYRGVEFFNEGNYNKALELFNKSIAQRQDLSYVSRATYWSAEAQYALGNYSEALSTLNTFSNLPQAEKAVEYNNIPYLKGYILLKDKKYNEAATQFENYLANGKSTIKKNDVELRLADAYFSNGNYSKAITLYNNAVQKGGNSLDYATFQKAILQGFNGKNEQKISELQSFISKHPSSIYNDDAMYELGATYANAKQSQKAIAAFDQLISKHPKSPFVSKALLRQGLMYYQDNDHYTAINKFKKVVTDYPNTQDAIQAINNIRSTYNDLGQTTEFAQWVKTVPFVDISTAELEQDAYEVADKHLAQENKNQAMSALKEYLKQYPNGSYAPKAYFNIAEIAYAQDKISDAKTNYSQVLSKGKSEYAEPSLVRLATISLQEKNNTEAINYLKQLEQVATNEKNILFAQSNLMKKYFEQKENVLATKYANDVIKNSQATKKVKADAYTILGRNAFESKDYNSAKAHFENLQKIGTGEAMAEALYYEAFFKTENKKYEESNATIQKLAKDYASYQYFGAKGLVLMAKNFHGLKDSFQAIYVLESVTENFKQYNDVITEANALLKQYKSEEAKRNSSVK; this is translated from the coding sequence AGAAAACTACCCTACTAGCTCAAAAACTCTTTTGGCTCTGCTCGATTTGGGCAATTATTATTTCATCAAAGGAGACTATGCAAAATCTTTGTACTATACAAACAAAGTAAACCCAGCGGTACTTTCGCCAGAGCAACTCAATCGTTTGTACTTTCAAAAAGGATATGTGTTGTTTCAACAAAAAAACTATACCGCTTCTCGTACAGAATTGATGAAAGTTACTGAAAATTCTACTTTTAGAAATCAAGCCGAATACTATTTGGGGTATATTTCTTATGAAAGAAATGACTACGATACAGCCAATGAACATTTCAACAAAATAGCTGATATTCAAAAATATAAAGAAAAAATAGGTTATTTTAGAGCAGATATGTTCTTTAAAATGGGCGAATTTAACAAGGCGATTGAAGAGGGTTCACAACAATTGTCTAAAAACGTCAATACGGAAACAGAAGAATCAGAACTTTCTAAAATCATTGGAGAAAGTTATTTCAATCTGCAACAATACGGAAATGCCCTACCTTATATATTAAATTACAAAGGGAAAGATGGAAAATGGAGTAACATCGATTTCTATCAATTAGGGTACATCTATTACCAACAAAAAGACTATCAACGAGCTGTTTCTGAATTTAATAAAATCATTAGCGGCTCGGACGAAGTGGCTCAAAATGCATACTATCACCTTGGAGAAAGTTATCTAAAACTCAACCAAAAAATCCAAGCTTTAAACGCTTTTAAAAACGCCTCTGAACTGGATTTTGACACAAAAATCACAGAAGATGCTTTTGTAAATTATGCAAAATTGAGTTATGATATCGGAAATGCATACCAAAGTATCCCTCAGATTATCAACAATTTCCTAACTAAATTTCCAAACTCTGCATATCGCAGTGAAATGGAAGATTTGTTGGTGGACTCATATATCACTACAAAGAACTACAAAGCCGCATTAAAACTTCTTGAAAAAGAGACGAAAACGATGAATAAATCGGCATATCAAAAGGTTACTTTTTATCGTGGAGTAGAGTTTTTCAACGAAGGTAATTACAACAAAGCTTTGGAATTGTTCAATAAATCAATTGCTCAAAGACAAGATTTGTCGTATGTTTCAAGAGCTACCTATTGGAGTGCAGAAGCTCAATATGCTTTAGGAAATTATTCAGAAGCATTGAGTACACTCAACACATTTAGCAATTTGCCTCAAGCGGAAAAAGCGGTAGAATACAACAACATCCCTTATCTAAAAGGATATATTTTATTGAAAGATAAAAAATACAACGAAGCTGCTACTCAATTTGAAAACTATCTTGCCAATGGAAAATCTACCATCAAGAAAAACGATGTAGAATTACGCTTGGCAGACGCCTATTTTTCGAATGGTAATTATTCTAAAGCGATTACTTTGTACAACAATGCAGTGCAAAAAGGTGGCAACAGCCTAGATTACGCAACATTCCAAAAAGCTATTTTACAAGGTTTTAATGGTAAAAACGAGCAAAAAATTAGTGAATTACAAAGTTTTATAAGTAAACATCCATCGTCTATTTACAACGATGACGCTATGTACGAATTGGGAGCAACTTATGCCAATGCAAAACAATCACAAAAAGCAATTGCAGCTTTTGACCAATTGATATCAAAACATCCAAAATCGCCATTTGTTTCAAAAGCATTGCTACGTCAAGGTTTGATGTATTATCAAGACAATGATCATTATACTGCAATAAACAAATTTAAAAAGGTAGTTACCGACTATCCAAATACACAAGATGCGATTCAAGCGATAAACAACATCCGTTCAACTTACAACGATTTGGGACAGACAACAGAATTTGCTCAATGGGTAAAAACAGTACCTTTTGTGGATATTTCTACTGCCGAATTAGAACAAGATGCTTACGAAGTAGCGGATAAACACTTGGCTCAAGAAAATAAAAATCAGGCAATGAGTGCATTAAAAGAATATTTGAAACAATATCCTAATGGAAGTTATGCTCCAAAAGCATATTTCAACATTGCTGAAATTGCCTATGCTCAAGACAAAATTTCAGATGCTAAAACTAATTATAGTCAAGTACTTTCTAAAGGTAAATCGGAATATGCCGAACCTTCTTTGGTAAGATTGGCTACTATTTCATTACAAGAAAAAAACAATACCGAAGCTATCAATTATTTAAAACAATTGGAACAAGTAGCTACCAACGAAAAAAATATCTTGTTTGCTCAATCCAATTTGATGAAAAAATATTTTGAACAAAAAGAAAATGTATTAGCAACAAAGTATGCAAATGATGTAATCAAAAATTCGCAGGCTACTAAAAAGGTTAAAGCAGATGCCTATACTATTTTAGGTAGAAATGCTTTTGAATCAAAAGATTACAATTCTGCAAAAGCTCATTTTGAAAACTTACAAAAAATAGGAACTGGTGAGGCAATGGCAGAGGCTCTTTACTACGAAGCCTTTTTCAAAACCGAAAATAAAAAATACGAAGAGTCAAATGCTACAATTCAAAAATTGGCAAAAGACTATGCGAGTTATCAATACTTTGGAGCCAAAGGTTTGGTTTTAATGGCAAAAAATTTCCATGGATTGAAAGATTCGTTCCAAGCTATATATGTATTGGAAAGTGTAACAGAAAACTTTAAGCAATACAACGATGTCATCACCGAAGCAAATGCTTTACTAAAACAATACAAATCAGAAGAAGCAAAACGTAATTCATCTGTAAAATAA